Below is a genomic region from Streptomyces ferrugineus.
CCGGCGCACAGATCCTGAACCTGCTCCTGCCGCACCACCGCACCACCGACCAGCCCCAGGCCACGGCGGCCGACGCGTTCCCCCATCAACTGCGCCGGATCAACGACTTCCTCCGCAAGGACGCCCCCGTCGTCCTCACCCTGCCCGGCTTCCCCTGCAAGTCACCCAACCCGGCCAAGACCCTCGGCCACCTCCCCGACATGGGCGAACGTCTCTCCCTCACCTTCCTCGACACCCTGTGCGCCGAGATCGAGAAGATCCACCCACCCGGCGCCCAGGTCGTCATCTGCTCCGACGGCCATGTCTTCGGCGACCTGATCCGCGTCCCCGACGAGCACATCGACGCCTACGCGGACGAACTGCGCGCGCAGATCAGGGAGTCGGGCCTGCGCCGCCTGACCGTGTTCGACCTGCGCGACGTCCTCGGCGACCTCCCGCACGACGGCAAACGGGCCCACGTCCACGACCGCTACGCCCCCACCCTGGACGCCCTGCGCGCCGAGGTCCGCACCGACGCGCCCACCCTCGCCCTGTACCGGGGCATCACCCGCTTCCTCGTCGAGGACACCGCCGAGTTCCCCGGCACCCGCT
It encodes:
- a CDS encoding L-tyrosine/L-tryptophan isonitrile synthase family protein, with translation MLLTTAPGTLPRSTGAQILNLLLPHHRTTDQPQATAADAFPHQLRRINDFLRKDAPVVLTLPGFPCKSPNPAKTLGHLPDMGERLSLTFLDTLCAEIEKIHPPGAQVVICSDGHVFGDLIRVPDEHIDAYADELRAQIRESGLRRLTVFDLRDVLGDLPHDGKRAHVHDRYAPTLDALRAEVRTDAPTLALYRGITRFLVEDTAEFPGTRSALQRECRGRAYGVIQRSRAWGRLIADHHPRAVRLSIHPQPVGAAKFGIRLLDAPDVWTTPWHSVALRETDGRWTLMPHARARRLGRLVHRDGRPSHYQRA